A part of Acaryochloris thomasi RCC1774 genomic DNA contains:
- a CDS encoding S-methyl-5'-thioadenosine phosphorylase, translating to MPEAKIGIIGGSGLYKMEALTDVEEIKIETPFGDPSDAFILGTLDGHRVVFLARHGRNHHLLPSELPFRANIYAMKSLGVEYLLSASAVGSLQAEAKPLDMVVPDQFIDRTKDREATFFGDGIVAHIGFGDPICPSLAGVLGDAIASLNLPDVTLHRSGTYICIEGPAFSTKAESNLYRSWGGTVIGMTNLTEAKLAREAEIAYATLALVTDYDCWHPEHDSVTVEMIIGNLQLNAKNAQLVIQSTVERLSKNPPDSKAHRALKSAIFTPMDQIPEATKQKLAALLKKYL from the coding sequence ATGCCCGAGGCAAAAATTGGCATCATTGGCGGCAGTGGCCTTTATAAAATGGAGGCGCTGACTGATGTTGAAGAAATTAAGATTGAAACTCCCTTTGGTGATCCCTCCGATGCCTTTATTCTGGGAACCTTAGACGGCCATCGCGTTGTCTTCCTCGCTCGCCACGGCCGCAATCACCATCTGCTGCCCTCTGAGCTACCTTTTCGGGCCAATATCTACGCCATGAAGAGTCTGGGGGTTGAGTATTTGCTGTCGGCCTCGGCGGTCGGTTCTCTGCAGGCCGAAGCCAAACCTCTGGATATGGTGGTGCCCGATCAGTTTATTGATCGCACGAAGGACCGAGAGGCGACGTTCTTCGGTGATGGAATTGTGGCTCACATTGGGTTTGGCGATCCGATTTGTCCGTCCCTAGCTGGGGTTTTGGGAGATGCGATCGCATCTTTAAATCTCCCCGACGTCACCCTGCACCGCAGCGGTACCTACATTTGTATAGAAGGCCCCGCCTTCTCGACCAAAGCAGAGTCAAACCTTTACAGAAGCTGGGGCGGCACTGTGATCGGCATGACCAACCTCACCGAAGCGAAGCTGGCCCGTGAAGCCGAAATAGCCTATGCCACCTTAGCGCTGGTCACCGACTACGACTGCTGGCACCCTGAACACGACAGCGTCACCGTTGAGATGATTATTGGCAACCTGCAGCTCAACGCTAAAAATGCTCAGCTCGTCATCCAGTCCACCGTGGAGCGACTCAGCAAAAATCCGCCGGATTCTAAAGCCCATCGCGCCTTAAAGAGCGCCATTTTTACGCCCATGGATCAAATCCCAGAAGCTACTAAACAGAAGCTAGCGGCACTGCTGAAAAAATATCTGTAG
- a CDS encoding SDR family oxidoreductase yields the protein MSSINAPVVLITGCSSGIGRALALEFWQQGYCVYATARRVDAIASLQQPGLNIAQLDVTDTSQITHCLREIGDQAGKIDLLINNAGYAAVGPLLEMPQSEVQAQFATNVFAPLALIQQVAAHMIEQGSGTIVNIGSASGILVTPFAGAYCASKAALHALSEALRIELAPFNIRVVLVQTGAIQSNIGNAATERLANTLAKPSRYETIMDKIRARAMASQQNATSTETYAQQLVNDLSKEQIPAWIVLGHHSRWLAFLRRWLPQKLRDQILITKFGLNLLHPSPPRQQKSPDNDRP from the coding sequence ATGTCATCCATCAATGCTCCTGTAGTGTTGATCACCGGATGCTCTTCAGGCATCGGACGGGCCTTAGCCCTTGAATTCTGGCAGCAAGGTTACTGTGTCTATGCCACCGCTCGGCGGGTGGATGCGATCGCATCTCTCCAACAGCCCGGTCTCAACATTGCCCAGCTCGACGTCACAGACACCTCTCAAATCACCCACTGCCTGAGGGAGATCGGGGATCAGGCTGGCAAAATCGATTTGCTGATCAATAACGCCGGTTACGCCGCCGTCGGTCCCTTGCTTGAAATGCCACAGAGCGAAGTCCAGGCTCAGTTCGCCACCAATGTTTTTGCACCGCTAGCGCTGATTCAGCAGGTCGCGGCTCACATGATTGAACAAGGCAGCGGCACGATCGTTAACATTGGCAGCGCTTCCGGGATTCTAGTGACGCCCTTCGCCGGAGCTTATTGCGCGTCTAAGGCCGCACTTCATGCTCTATCAGAAGCATTGCGCATCGAACTAGCTCCCTTCAATATTCGCGTTGTCCTAGTGCAAACCGGCGCAATTCAGTCCAACATTGGCAATGCCGCAACAGAGCGACTGGCAAATACGCTAGCAAAGCCCTCACGCTATGAGACCATCATGGACAAGATTCGAGCGCGGGCGATGGCTTCTCAGCAAAATGCCACATCGACAGAGACCTATGCTCAGCAACTTGTTAACGATCTGTCAAAAGAACAGATCCCAGCCTGGATTGTGCTCGGTCACCATAGCCGTTGGCTTGCGTTCCTGCGCCGGTGGCTACCGCAAAAGCTTCGAGACCAAATTTTGATCACTAAATTTGGCCTGAACCTGCTCCACCCCTCGCCACCAAGGCAGCAAAAAAGCCCAGACAACGATCGCCCCTGA
- a CDS encoding gamma-glutamylcyclotransferase family protein yields the protein MLYFAYGSNMLTARLQQRVPSATAVTSGHIERQHLVFNKLGKDGSGKANIEPHPHQRVYGVVYRMDPCELGPLDQAESLGVGYEHHRVTVQSALGEQEILTYRAIKLATGLKPYRWYLDLMLSGAMTHGLPPDYIAALATCPAALDPDSERRRRHHSLLNMSITA from the coding sequence GTGCTCTATTTCGCCTATGGCTCTAACATGCTGACGGCACGGCTGCAGCAGCGTGTTCCTTCCGCCACAGCCGTGACAAGCGGCCACATTGAGCGACAGCATCTTGTCTTCAATAAGCTGGGCAAAGACGGCTCCGGTAAAGCCAATATTGAACCTCACCCCCACCAGCGCGTGTACGGCGTAGTCTATCGGATGGATCCTTGTGAGCTGGGGCCACTGGATCAAGCCGAAAGTCTCGGCGTTGGCTATGAACACCACCGAGTCACTGTTCAATCGGCTCTGGGAGAACAAGAAATATTGACCTATCGCGCAATCAAGCTGGCCACAGGGCTAAAGCCCTACAGATGGTATCTGGACTTGATGCTCTCCGGTGCGATGACCCATGGACTTCCCCCCGACTATATTGCGGCCTTGGCCACCTGCCCAGCAGCTTTAGATCCTGATTCTGAGCGTCGACGACGACACCACTCTCTCTTAAATATGAGCATCACAGCATGA
- a CDS encoding DUF3370 domain-containing protein, producing MLPVLSALLIAQSAPAPQPEVIVQPQEVRPLTGGLDNVLVFNSNSPEVVQTEGILLSTFPGTDKAVPAAHLNQLLGGRFDVFTHHIAKATGPDDLKTLYMGVLLHNPGPQEVRVDVLQAASYLSQPDAPFIELPAVSENPDGKVYAGPGGRATDTVLRGQRQESWPAQLTIPAGESRMLLNIPIPVRELDPPINGRSTLARLRSSGNVYAASLAMFARTDAAGAERAPTLEEWEKLLESGQLSGPRDKTPTPTGARPVIYSRVAGVARGSVWRSQLADADGFKLNIPDPGKAFSYVVSSVDNGTFGTGQVQSAPMLVRYPDTAYAAHGNYGIQYSLSLPLHNPTSQPQTATVKLQTALKNDDKTGNLQFFDNPTERVFFRGTVRVRYQDDQGSPRTRYVHLVQFRGQQGDPLATMKLDPQSTKLVQVDFLYPPDATPPQVLTVETMAP from the coding sequence ATGCTGCCGGTTCTGTCTGCTCTGTTGATTGCCCAATCAGCCCCCGCCCCCCAACCTGAAGTTATCGTTCAACCCCAAGAGGTGCGACCGTTAACCGGTGGCTTAGACAATGTATTAGTCTTCAACAGCAACAGTCCTGAAGTCGTGCAGACCGAAGGCATTTTACTCTCAACCTTCCCCGGCACCGATAAAGCCGTGCCCGCCGCTCACCTCAACCAGCTTTTAGGCGGGCGGTTCGATGTTTTTACCCATCATATTGCCAAAGCTACGGGCCCCGATGATTTGAAGACGCTCTATATGGGCGTGCTCCTTCATAATCCAGGCCCTCAAGAAGTACGAGTGGACGTGCTGCAGGCGGCTAGCTACCTCAGTCAGCCCGACGCTCCCTTTATCGAACTACCGGCTGTCTCCGAGAATCCTGACGGGAAAGTCTATGCCGGCCCAGGGGGCCGCGCTACTGATACTGTTCTGCGCGGCCAGCGACAGGAAAGCTGGCCTGCACAGTTGACGATCCCCGCCGGAGAAAGCCGAATGCTACTGAACATTCCGATTCCGGTACGTGAGCTTGATCCCCCGATTAATGGTCGCTCAACGCTGGCAAGATTGCGGAGTTCGGGCAATGTCTACGCGGCCAGTCTGGCGATGTTTGCGCGCACCGATGCCGCAGGTGCTGAACGCGCCCCGACCCTAGAAGAATGGGAAAAGCTTTTAGAATCCGGTCAACTTTCAGGGCCTAGAGACAAAACGCCCACTCCCACTGGGGCGCGACCGGTAATCTATAGTCGTGTGGCCGGAGTGGCCCGTGGCTCGGTTTGGCGATCGCAACTGGCCGATGCCGACGGCTTCAAGCTCAACATTCCAGACCCGGGCAAAGCTTTCTCCTACGTCGTTAGCAGCGTGGATAACGGCACCTTCGGCACCGGTCAGGTTCAGAGTGCGCCAATGCTGGTTCGCTACCCGGATACTGCCTATGCCGCCCACGGCAATTACGGCATTCAGTACAGCTTGAGCCTGCCGCTCCATAACCCCACCAGTCAGCCCCAAACGGCGACGGTTAAGCTGCAGACAGCTCTCAAAAATGATGATAAAACAGGCAATCTACAGTTTTTTGATAACCCCACAGAGCGCGTCTTTTTCCGGGGAACTGTACGGGTTCGCTATCAAGACGATCAGGGGAGTCCACGGACAAGGTATGTTCACCTCGTTCAATTTCGCGGGCAGCAGGGCGATCCCCTCGCCACCATGAAGCTCGATCCTCAGTCAACAAAGCTGGTTCAAGTTGACTTTCTATATCCCCCTGATGCCACACCGCCCCAGGTGCTGACGGTCGAGACGATGGCTCCCTAA
- a CDS encoding alpha/beta hydrolase, with translation MPSPVPLPRRKSLPSRQLIKAGKIALLLWLTLIVIALVSYWLGMFPILQLPLRPFGVFLAISGLICGVSGWLCGRPTKKQIVGVVCIVFIGLNMVAFTGAYALTHSPTPGQWGLGRPKPQSSRQPTDLGLAYTSHRIRVNKAEWIETWLIPNPQPQGTVLLFPGNHGTKGGQLLPPAQVFHDLGYSCLLVDFRGAGGSSGYKTSVGFWEAEDVALALQQAQQLNLPQPLILYGVSMGTAAILRAMAVSEAPFSETGRPEVIATHKVQPAAIILELPFSRLTQAIRSRLSLFPLPTSPMAELLVFWGGIQQGFNGFTHDPITYAKQITAPSLILQGQQDPWTTLAEIEALQKQFRGPTQRVVFPTAGHQLLVTVDPDLWRQEIDQFLRDSRS, from the coding sequence ATGCCGTCTCCAGTTCCGTTGCCTCGTCGTAAATCCTTGCCGTCCAGGCAGCTAATCAAAGCTGGGAAGATTGCCTTACTTCTTTGGTTGACGCTCATTGTGATAGCGCTGGTCAGCTATTGGCTTGGCATGTTCCCGATTTTGCAACTGCCGCTGCGCCCGTTTGGCGTTTTTCTTGCGATCAGTGGCCTGATCTGTGGGGTGAGTGGCTGGCTCTGCGGTCGCCCCACAAAGAAACAGATTGTCGGGGTGGTTTGCATTGTTTTTATCGGCCTCAACATGGTGGCTTTTACGGGAGCCTATGCCTTGACCCACTCTCCAACGCCGGGGCAATGGGGGCTGGGCAGGCCCAAACCTCAGAGTTCTCGACAACCGACCGATCTCGGACTGGCCTATACCTCGCATCGCATTCGCGTTAACAAAGCCGAATGGATAGAGACTTGGCTGATTCCCAATCCACAGCCTCAGGGAACGGTTTTACTGTTCCCCGGCAATCATGGAACCAAAGGAGGACAGCTACTACCCCCTGCGCAGGTTTTCCATGACCTCGGTTACAGTTGCTTGCTCGTTGATTTTCGAGGGGCGGGTGGCTCCAGCGGCTACAAGACGAGCGTGGGTTTTTGGGAGGCTGAAGATGTTGCTCTAGCCCTACAGCAGGCGCAGCAGCTCAATCTGCCGCAGCCGCTGATTTTATACGGCGTATCGATGGGGACTGCCGCCATTTTACGGGCGATGGCCGTTAGTGAAGCTCCTTTCTCAGAGACAGGCCGACCGGAGGTCATCGCAACCCACAAGGTCCAACCCGCTGCCATCATTCTGGAGCTACCCTTTAGCCGTTTGACTCAGGCTATCAGAAGTCGATTATCCCTGTTTCCGCTGCCCACTTCTCCGATGGCTGAGCTATTAGTGTTCTGGGGCGGCATCCAGCAGGGCTTTAATGGCTTCACCCATGACCCAATTACCTACGCCAAGCAGATCACCGCTCCAAGCCTCATTCTTCAAGGGCAGCAAGATCCGTGGACAACACTTGCCGAGATTGAAGCGCTACAGAAACAGTTTCGCGGACCCACACAGCGCGTTGTCTTTCCGACTGCAGGGCATCAGCTACTGGTGACCGTTGATCCAGACCTTTGGCGTCAGGAGATTGACCAATTTCTGAGGGACAGCCGGTCCTAA
- a CDS encoding YciI family protein produces MPWFVKIERGIVDKQTFDCHVPAHLEYVQALVERGHQAQTGYWRNSAGGMLLFEADSRQAAESLVKQDPLVVHGCVDYDLHEWVQVNQNP; encoded by the coding sequence ATGCCCTGGTTCGTCAAAATTGAGCGGGGAATTGTCGATAAACAAACCTTTGATTGTCATGTACCGGCTCACCTTGAATACGTCCAGGCACTAGTGGAGCGAGGACATCAGGCGCAAACGGGATACTGGCGCAACAGCGCTGGGGGGATGCTGTTGTTTGAAGCTGACTCCCGGCAAGCAGCGGAATCTCTCGTTAAGCAAGATCCCCTCGTGGTTCATGGCTGCGTTGACTATGATCTGCATGAGTGGGTGCAGGTTAATCAGAATCCGTGA
- a CDS encoding DUF2808 domain-containing protein, with protein MTTEVKSGVAMAVKARIFGSLVASLAAFVPSATQAVQLADGTVHFVGVPRLLQARTTNKDAGDFGATYYFTLSVPDDAGEPLQRVMFEQREGLNRVKFLPQRTRAFADQRRRQPVIPSDVQIDEQGRVSVWFDPPIAPGETLVVGLRPRRNPYTDGVYLFGVTAFPAGEKSQGQFLGFGRLHFYDNFRFHSAW; from the coding sequence ATGACGACGGAAGTCAAAAGCGGGGTTGCTATGGCTGTAAAGGCAAGAATTTTCGGGAGTTTGGTGGCGAGTCTGGCGGCGTTTGTTCCCTCTGCGACACAGGCTGTCCAACTGGCTGACGGTACGGTGCATTTTGTTGGGGTTCCGCGTCTGTTGCAGGCCCGCACCACGAATAAAGATGCAGGTGACTTTGGAGCTACCTACTACTTCACGCTCAGTGTTCCTGATGATGCAGGCGAACCGCTGCAGCGGGTTATGTTTGAGCAGCGGGAAGGGCTAAATCGAGTTAAATTTTTGCCCCAACGAACACGGGCATTTGCCGACCAGCGGCGGCGGCAGCCTGTGATCCCCAGCGATGTTCAGATTGATGAGCAGGGGAGGGTCTCAGTTTGGTTCGATCCACCCATTGCGCCGGGTGAGACGTTGGTGGTGGGTCTGCGTCCGCGCCGGAATCCCTACACCGATGGTGTCTATTTATTTGGGGTGACGGCGTTCCCAGCAGGAGAGAAAAGTCAGGGACAGTTTCTCGGGTTTGGGCGGCTCCATTTCTACGATAACTTTCGGTTTCACTCTGCTTGGTAA